In Streptomyces sp. NBC_00569, a single genomic region encodes these proteins:
- a CDS encoding ABC transporter ATP-binding protein: MTHIDPVFGGVPADGIRADGLDAHLVVDRGTFRLDVALRAAPGDVVALLGPNGAGKTTALRALAGLTPLTGGHLNLDGAALDRTAPESRPVGVVFQDYLLFPHLSALDNVAFGPRCHGVSKAEAREQAAKWLDRMGLADHHGAKPRRLSGGQAQRVAVARALATRPRLLLLDEPLAALDARTRLDVRAQLRRHLADFEAVAVLVTHDPLDAMVLADRLVVIEHGRVVQEGAPADIARRPRTDYIAQLVGLNLYKGQADGHVVRVGSGPDIATSEELSGPAFVAFPPSAVTLYRDRPTGASARNLWRCQVAGLETHGDQIRADLTGELTLAADLTTVAAAELNLHPGAPVWATVKATQTHAYPA; the protein is encoded by the coding sequence ATGACGCACATCGACCCCGTCTTCGGCGGCGTCCCCGCCGACGGCATCCGCGCCGACGGCCTGGACGCCCACCTCGTCGTCGACCGGGGCACGTTCCGCCTCGACGTCGCGCTGCGCGCCGCCCCCGGGGACGTGGTCGCGCTGCTCGGTCCGAACGGCGCCGGCAAGACCACGGCCCTGCGCGCCCTGGCCGGGCTGACACCGCTGACGGGCGGTCATCTGAATCTGGACGGTGCCGCGTTGGACCGCACGGCACCCGAGTCCCGGCCGGTCGGCGTGGTCTTCCAGGACTACCTTCTCTTCCCCCATCTGAGCGCCCTGGACAACGTCGCCTTCGGTCCGCGCTGCCACGGAGTGTCCAAGGCCGAAGCGCGCGAGCAGGCCGCGAAGTGGCTGGACCGCATGGGTCTCGCCGACCACCACGGCGCCAAGCCCCGCCGGCTGTCCGGGGGCCAGGCGCAGCGCGTCGCCGTGGCCCGCGCCCTGGCGACCCGTCCCCGGCTGCTGCTCCTCGACGAGCCGCTCGCCGCGCTCGACGCGCGCACCCGCCTCGATGTACGCGCCCAACTCCGGCGCCATCTGGCCGACTTCGAGGCCGTCGCCGTACTGGTCACCCACGACCCGCTGGACGCGATGGTGCTCGCCGACCGGCTCGTCGTCATCGAGCACGGCCGCGTCGTCCAGGAGGGCGCCCCGGCCGACATCGCCCGTCGTCCGCGTACGGACTACATCGCCCAGCTGGTCGGCCTCAACCTCTACAAGGGGCAGGCCGACGGGCATGTGGTGCGGGTCGGCTCCGGGCCGGACATCGCGACCAGCGAGGAACTGTCGGGACCCGCCTTCGTGGCGTTCCCGCCGAGCGCCGTGACCCTCTACCGGGACCGGCCCACCGGCGCCAGCGCCCGGAATCTGTGGCGGTGTCAGGTCGCCGGGCTCGAGACGCACGGGGATCAGATCCGCGCGGACCTCACGGGTGAACTCACGCTCGCCGCCGACCTCACGACGGTCGCCGCCGCGGAGCTGAACCTGCACCCGGGCGCGCCGGTCTGGGCCACGGTCAAGGCGACACAGACGCACGCGTACCCCGCCTGA